One Bartonella tribocorum CIP 105476 genomic window carries:
- the gcvT gene encoding glycine cleavage system aminomethyltransferase GcvT: MGTEQETSFLKTLPLYDLHEKAGAKFGAFAGWNMPLTYPLGVLKEHLHTRAYAGLFDISHMKLIAVEGAQAVEFLSYAFPIDAAALKIGQSRYNYLLNEQAGILDDLIITRLEEDRFMLVANAGNAQADFVELEKRAVDFECHVIALERVLLALQGPEAAAVLADADLPGNELFFMQGFEPQQDWFITRSGYTGEDGFEIAVPIGHAHALAEKLLSDSRVEWIGLAARDSLRLEAGLCLHGNDITPDTTPIDAALTWAVPKGVREKAQFYGAKAFLEALQKGPARCRVGLKPQTRQPIRAGAVLLDDQGKEIGVVTSGGFGPSFDGPVAMGYVPIAYKVEGTEVFTELRGKKIALSVHSLPFVEQRYFKG, encoded by the coding sequence ATGGGCACAGAACAAGAAACATCTTTTTTAAAAACACTTCCTTTATATGATCTGCATGAAAAGGCAGGAGCAAAATTTGGTGCTTTTGCAGGGTGGAATATGCCTTTAACTTATCCTCTTGGCGTTTTGAAAGAGCATCTTCATACGCGTGCATATGCAGGACTTTTTGATATTTCTCATATGAAATTGATTGCCGTTGAAGGGGCACAAGCCGTGGAATTTTTATCCTATGCTTTTCCTATTGATGCAGCAGCTTTAAAGATTGGGCAATCACGGTATAATTATTTGCTTAATGAGCAGGCGGGTATTCTTGATGACCTTATCATTACACGTTTGGAAGAGGACCGTTTTATGTTGGTCGCCAATGCGGGGAATGCTCAGGCTGATTTTGTAGAATTGGAAAAGCGTGCTGTTGATTTTGAATGTCACGTGATTGCTCTTGAAAGGGTATTGCTTGCTCTTCAAGGTCCTGAAGCGGCTGCTGTTCTTGCTGATGCGGATTTACCAGGAAATGAATTGTTCTTTATGCAGGGATTCGAACCACAACAAGATTGGTTTATAACGCGTTCTGGGTATACGGGAGAGGATGGTTTTGAAATTGCTGTCCCCATAGGGCATGCGCATGCGTTGGCTGAAAAATTACTGAGTGATTCTCGTGTTGAGTGGATTGGACTTGCCGCACGCGATAGCTTACGGTTGGAAGCAGGGTTGTGTTTGCATGGAAATGATATTACCCCTGATACGACGCCTATTGATGCGGCTCTAACATGGGCTGTTCCTAAAGGTGTTCGAGAAAAAGCACAATTTTACGGTGCAAAGGCTTTTCTTGAAGCCCTGCAAAAAGGACCTGCGCGTTGTCGTGTTGGATTAAAACCGCAAACGCGCCAACCTATTCGTGCCGGTGCGGTGCTTCTCGATGATCAGGGCAAGGAGATTGGCGTGGTAACGTCAGGCGGTTTTGGTCCTTCTTTTGATGGTCCTGTTGCGATGGGGTACGTCCCTATCGCGTATAAAGTTGAAGGAACAGAAGTTTTTACAGAACTGCGAGGAAAAAAGATTGCACTCTCAGTTCATTCACTTCCCTTTGTTGAACAACGTTATTTTAAAGGATGA
- a CDS encoding LON peptidase substrate-binding domain-containing protein yields the protein MKAGNISYNCENDLPKQIALFPLEGALLLPGGFLSLNIFEPESLEMVENVMVSDRLLGIIQPLSSGADRFSKQLYKTGCIGRITNYSETGNGQLFIILQGVCRFTLKQELTNTKSYRTALIQSNIKDLQELDIEESINRESLLDVVEKYLTIHEMEYNWSSIIEAPTPILVNAFSALIPFTPAEKQALLEAPDIKSRAQTLLALTERSLMKQTGTDYRLN from the coding sequence ATGAAAGCTGGTAATATCTCCTATAACTGCGAAAATGATCTTCCAAAACAAATTGCTCTTTTCCCTTTAGAAGGTGCACTTTTGCTGCCCGGTGGTTTTTTATCCCTCAACATTTTTGAACCAGAATCGCTTGAAATGGTTGAAAATGTTATGGTATCGGACCGTCTATTGGGTATTATTCAACCCCTTTCATCCGGTGCGGACCGCTTTTCTAAACAACTTTATAAAACAGGCTGTATAGGGCGCATTACAAACTACAGTGAAACAGGCAATGGACAATTGTTCATTATATTACAAGGTGTTTGCCGTTTCACCTTAAAACAAGAATTGACAAATACAAAGTCCTATCGAACAGCTCTCATCCAATCAAACATAAAAGACTTACAAGAACTCGATATTGAAGAAAGCATTAATCGAGAAAGCTTACTCGACGTTGTTGAGAAATATCTGACCATACATGAAATGGAATATAATTGGAGCAGTATCATAGAAGCCCCTACACCTATATTGGTGAATGCTTTTTCAGCTCTTATCCCCTTTACACCAGCAGAAAAACAAGCTCTCCTTGAAGCTCCAGATATCAAAAGCCGAGCCCAAACTCTTCTTGCATTAACAGAACGCTCACTGATGAAACAAACAGGAACAGATTACCGTTTAAACTAA
- a CDS encoding Trm112 family protein gives MKKMTTDPKMLELLVCPMTKGTLSFNRKTQELISLKAKLAYPIRDGVPIMLASEARPLQNDEKITHKK, from the coding sequence ATGAAAAAAATGACGACAGATCCCAAAATGCTCGAATTGCTTGTCTGCCCAATGACAAAAGGCACGCTCTCTTTCAACCGCAAAACACAAGAGCTTATTTCTCTCAAAGCCAAACTCGCCTATCCTATTCGTGATGGCGTTCCCATTATGCTTGCTTCAGAAGCACGCCCTTTGCAAAACGATGAAAAAATAACGCATAAAAAATAA